CATTATACCTTGAAACAGCATGTGAGAATGCAAATACACCAGTGGTTGCAGCATTTGGAGCAGCAGTGATATCAAGCCAGAATAACAGAACTTTTGGCGGAAATAATGTAATCGCTAGTGCAAGTACTGGAGCAGCTACATATCAGCAGTTTAAAGTATCCAAAAGAGGAGTTGCAGCGATCGCAGTTTATAAAGAAAATTCAGCGGGAAATGTTTCTAGTGTTACATATTCTGTTCAGAAATTAAGTGGAAAGACATGGAAAACTGTAGCAACCGGATTATCGGGTGCAGCAAAAAATAACTATGTAGTAACAACAGGACTTGCTGCAGGGACTTATCGTGTCGTTGTAAATGCGGCATCTGGAGAGATCCTTTATTTCATCAATGCAAATCAAAAAGCATCTGACAGTTATGGAACATCTAAGAAAAAAGCAAAAGAGATCAAGCGTAAGAAATCCAAGAAGCAGGTATTCTTGTCTAATGAAAGTACAAGTAAAACACACTGGTATAAGATCAAAGTTAAGAAGACTGGAATGACATATATCGATATCACAGGACTTGGAAATAAAAGCAAGATTTCTGTAACAGTCACAGGAGCAGCAAGATTAAAAAATAAAACAATATCAAAAGGTTTCCGTATCTATGGAAAGGCAAAAAAAGGAACTTACTATATTAAGATCAAAAAAGGATCCAAAGGTACAAGTGGATATCAGGTAAAATACACTAAATAATAATTCCTTCATATTTGTTTATACTTTCTTTAGAAATGTTTAGAAACAGAATATTGAATGAAGAGAGGATCCTGATATAATAAAGACATAGTTTTTCATATATATTTTTAATCCTCTCTTTTTGAAAATAAGTACCGTATCAGCCGAGATGTTGATGCGGTATTATTTCGTTTTATATGTAAAGAAACAAGATTGTATTGTAAAAAAAACGAAAAATCTATTGACGGACCAACATATGGATGATATGATAAACACGCTAGACTTTAGCGTTGGAAGAAGGTCTTTTTTTTATGCCTTATTTTAATGAACAACAAACAAAATGGAGGTGGAAGTTGTGCGCACAAGAGTAACATTAGAATGTACAGAATGTAAACAGCGTAATTACAACATGACAAAGGATAAGAAAACTCATCCTGAACGCATGGAAACAAAAAAATATTGCAAATTCTGTAAAACTCACACATTACACAAAGAAACAAAATAATTTCCGGTAATTCCCTTTGAGAGAAAAGGAAGTGAAAACATGGAGAAAACTAACAAAGCAAAGAAACCAAGTTGGTTCAAAGAGTTAAAAGCTGAATTTAACAGAATTATCTGGCCAACGAAAGAAAGAATTGCAAAAGAAACAGCAGTTGTAGTGATCTGTGCTATTATTATCGGAGTCATTGTTGCAGTTCTTGATGTTGGAATCCAGTATGGAATTCAGGCATTGGTTGGATAGAAGTAAGGAGATTTTATGGCAGAGGCAAATTGGTATGTTGTTCACACCTACTCAGGTTATGAAAATAAAGTAAAAGTGGATATTGAGAAAACCATCGAGAACCGTAAGCTTCAGGATGAGATCTTGGAAGTCCGCGTACCACTTGAAGACGTGGTAGAGATGAGAAACGGTGTGAAGAAACAAGTTTCAAGAAAAATGTTCCCAGGTTATGTTCTGATCCATATGATCATGAACGACGACACATGGTATGTGGTTCGTAACACAAGAGGTGTTACAGGATTCGTAGGACCTGGATCAAAACCAGTACCGCTGACTCCTGCAGAGATGAAACCATTAGGAATCCAGATTGGAGGAGAACAGCAAGAAACACCAGCAAGAGAGAAGATTGAACTTGATATCGAAGTTGGTGATATGATCGTTGTGACTTCCGGTGCTTGGGAAGGAACAACAAGTGCGGTTACTGCAATCAATGAAAGCAAACAGACAGTAACTATTGAAGTCGAGATGTTCGGAAGAGCAACTTCAGTAGAAATTGATTTCTTAGATATTAAGAAAGCGTAACGAAGAATAAGAATAGAGAATCTTATTTGAAACAAAGTGGGAGGGCTATCCCGTAATTACCACAATAATCAGGAGGTTAACGATTATGGCAAAGAAAGTAGAAGGTTATATCAAACTTCAGATTCCAGCAGGAAAGGCAACACCAGCACCACCCGTTGGACCAGCACTTGGACAGCACGGAGTAAACATTGTACAGTTTACAAAAGAATTTAATGCAAGAACAGCTGATCAGGGAGACATGATCATCCCTGTAGTAATCACTGTATATCAGGATAGAAGCTTCAGCTTCATCACAAAGACTCCACCAGCAGCAGTTTTATTAAAGAAAGCTTGCAAAATCCAGTCTGGATCAGGAGAACCTAACAGAACTAAAGTAGCTACTATTTCTAAAGCAGATCTTCAGCAGATCGCTGAAACAAAGATGAAAGACTTAAACGCAGCTTCTATCGAAGCAGCAATGAGCATGATCGCCGGTACTGCAAGAAGTATGGGAATCACAGTAGAAGAGTAATCACAAATTTGAAACGAAAGTGGGAGGGTGAACTCCCGATATTACCACAGGAGGTATTTTAGAATGAAAAAAGGTAAGAGATACGCAGAGCTTACAAAATTAGTGGACAGAACAAACAATTATGATCCACAGGAAGCAGTTGCTTTAGTAAAAAAATTAGCAAACGCTAAATTTGACGAAACAATCGAAGCACATATCCGTCTTGGTGTAGATGGACGTCAGGCAGACCAGCAGATCCGTGGAGCAGTTGTACTTCCACACGGAACTGGTAAAGAAGTTAAAGTTCTTGTATTCGCTAAAGATGCAAAAGCTGAAGAAGCGAAAGCAGCAGGAGCAGAATTCGTAGGAGCAGAAGAATTAATTCCTAAGATCCAGAAAGAAAACTGGTATGACTTCGACGTAGTAGTAGCTACTCCAGACATGATGGGTGTAGTAGGTCGTTTAGGACGTGACTTAGGACCTAAAGGTTTAATGCCTAACCCTAAAGCCGGAACTGTAACAATGGACGTTGCGAATGCCATTAAAGAAATCAAAGCAGGTAAGATCGAATATAGATTAGATAAATCCAACATCATTCATGTACCAGTTGGAAAAGCTTCTTTCACAGAAGAACAGTTAGCGGACAACTTCCAGACGTTAATCGATGCAATCGTAAAAGCAAAACCTGCAGCAGCAAAAGGTCAGTATTTTAGAAACGTAACAATTACTTCTACAATGGGACCTGGAGTGAAAATTGATACAACAAAATTTGCTTAATATTTAACTTTAAGCGGGGTCAGTCTCATGTAGTCTGACCCCAGATTTATGCAAAATCCTATGTTGCCATATGGGAATTGCATAAAAATAAAAACATTTCAAAAAAAGTAAAAAAACATTTGACATATATATAAATGTCGTGTATTATATGTAAAGTATTACTGCCGAAGACAGCAGGTGCCGCAAGGCGCAACGTAGAACAACCTGCCGAGGAGAGTATTAGTGAATATGCTAATTAACACTCTATGTCTGTGCGGATATAGAGTTTTCTTTTTATATGTGCGGTGGTACACAAAATAAATCAAGGAGGTGCACCATTTCAATGGCAAAAGTTGAGTTAAAACAACCAGTAGTAAACGAAATTAAAGAATTACTTACAGATGCTCAGTCAGCAGTATTAGTTTCTTACCGCGGAATCACTGTAGAACAGGATACAGCAATGCGTAAAGAATTAAGAGAAGCTGATGTAGAATACAAAGTATATAAGAATACAATGATTCGTTTTGCAATCCAGGGAACAGAATTTGAAGCATTAGCTGATGATTTAAAAGGACCTACAGCAATCGCTGTTTCTAAAACAGATGCTACAGCTCCTGCAAGAATCCTTGCAAAACACGCTAAGAACATCGAAGTATTAGAAATGAAATCTGGTGTTGTAGAAGGAACATTCTATGACAAAGATGGTATCCAGGTTATCGCAAGCATCCCATCAAGAGACGAATTACTTGCGAAATTCCTTGGAAGCATTCAGTCCCCAATTACAAACTTTGCTCGTGTTATTAAGCAGATCGCTGAAAAAGACGGAGAAGGGGCTGCAGCTGAGTAAGATCAGTTATCAGTAAATTTAAAATATTAGGAGGAAATTATAATGACAACTCAGGAAATTATTGAAGTTATCAAAGGTTTATCAGTATTAGAATTAAACGATTTAGTAAAAGCTTGTGAAGAAGAATTTGGAGTATCTGCAGCAGCAGGTGTTGTAGTAGCAGCAGCTGGAGCTGAAGGTGGAGCAGAAGAAAAAGACGAATTCGACGTAGAATTAACAGAAGTTGGTGGAGCTAAAGTTAAAGTCATCAAAGCTGTTCGTGAAGTAACAGGATTAGGATTAAAAGAAGCTAAAGAATTAGTTGATGGAGCTCCTAAAGTAATTAAAGAAGGTGCATCTAAAGCAGAAGCTGAAGACATCAAAGCTAAATTAGAAGAACAGGGAGCTAAAGTAACTCTTAAATAATTAAGAGATTTACTCCAGTAGATTTTCTATAAAGTATATGAAACTGTCACATTGGTGGAAACTAGTGTGGCAGTTTTTTTACTTTATATGGATCATAAGAAACTTCGATGGAATCCTCTATGAAATAAAATATTTCTAAGCTTTTATAATCGTATATTTGATGATAGAATAGGAGAGTAAAATCATACGAAAGGAGTATTCGACAATTATGAAATTAGTAATTATTGAACCACTAGGTGTGGAAGAAGAGAAATTGATGGAAATCGCACATAAGGCATTGCCAGATTCTGTCGAGATCGTATCTTACCAGACCAAAGTAACTGACACAGAAAGCCTGATCGAACGTGGAAAGGATGCGGACATTATTATGGTTGCAAACCTGCCATTGAATGCTGAAGTCATCAAAGGCTGCAAAAACCTTAAGATGTTGGCGGTAGCATTTACAGGGATCGATCATATTGCTATGGCTGCATGCAAAGAACAGGGGATTACAGTATGCAACTGTGCAGGCTATTCAAATGCTGCAGTTTCAGATCTTGTCTTTGGACTTTTAATCTCACTGTATCGAAATATCATTTCTTGCGATCAGGTAGTCCGAGAAGAAGGAACCAAGGATGGTCTGGTTGGCTTTGAACTGGAAGGAAAGAAATTTGGTGTGATCGGAACCGGAGCGATCGGAACCAGAGTTGCGAAGATCGCCCAGGCATTTGGATGTGAAGTTTACGCATATTCAAGGACAGTAAAAGATCTTCCAGGAATTCAATTTGTAGGGTTAGAAGAACTTTTATATAATTGTGATATCATTTCATTGCATGTACCTTTAAATGAATCAACAAAAGGTTTGATCGGTAAAGATGAAATCGCATTGATGAAACCAGATGCAGTTTTGATCAACACGGCAAGAGGTCCGGTTGTTGATAGTGAAGCATTAGCTGAAGCACTCAATAACGGTAAGATTGCAGGAGCAGCCGTTGATGTCTTTGAGAATGAACCGCCGGTATCAAAAGATCATCCACTCTTACATGCAAAGAATCTGATCGCGACACCACACGTTGCATTTGCAACAAAAGAAGCATTGGTAAAACGTGCGATCATTGATTTTGATAATGTGAAATGTTGGATGGAAGGAAAACCAGTCAATGTAATGAATTAAATTTTGTAAATAGTCGAATATACATTAAGAGAAACAAGATAAATGGGGAAAAATAAAGTGGAAAAAGTGATGAAAAAGCTGTGCGTATGTACGCTTTCAGTGGTTATAGGAATGTTATCGATTCAGATCATGCCCGTATCAGCAGCAAGTAAGACTGGCATGGGAAAGATAACGAATAAGATAAACAAAGCAGGATATAATTTATGGGGCGGATACGATTCACCGGAAGAAGCAGCAACATATGATATTGATTTCTATGATTCTGGCATCAATGCAGGTGTTGCTGTTGGCGGAAATATTTCATTAAAATATAACGATTCTTATGATTATGGAGATAATCTGAAATATAACTGGCAGATCGTCAATGGAAATGATCATATTGCGATGGAGGTATCAGCAGATCAGAAGACTGCAAGGATTACAGGAAGATCCATAGGAGATGCAACAGTCCGATTAAATATCATAACAGATGAAGGAACAGAATATCAAAGTATTGAAACAAAAGAAATGCATATCCAGATTTCCAATCCGAGATTAAAGAATAACAAACTTGCAACGGTTCTTTATAACGAAGGGAAAGTTGAATTAGAAGGCAACTCGGCGAATGGACAAGAACGCATTATCTATCGAGCAGATAATAACCATAATTTTTATGTATCGGATGATGGGACATTTTACGGATATGCAAAACAAACCAGAAAGATATACGTATATGTAGATGGAATTTGTCTGGAAGCAACTGTAAAGTGCACAGATCCACAATATAGAGCCAGTTGTATTCTGAAAAAAGGGCAAAAAGTATCTTACAAAGTATCAGGAGCCAGCGGATATACACCAGTTACATATAAAGTTGGAAATACAAAATATGCATCTGTATCATCAAATGGATTAACAAAAGGAAAAAAATACGGAAGGACAACCTTAACGATCAGTGCTGATAATGCGAGTGTATCTTTTAATATTTATATCTTAAAATCCAAAGTATACAAAGGAGTCAGTAAAGCTCAAGCGATCTGTAAGACAAAACCAAGATACAGTCAGGCAAAACGAATGCGGAAAGATTATGTAGACTGCAGTTCTTTTGTGTGGAAATCTTATAAACCATATGGTGTGAATTTTGGAAGTAAGAGCTATGCACCAACAGCTGCAGATATTGCTAAATGGTGTGGAAAAAAGAAGAAATTATTAAAACTTTCTACATATAACGGAAAATCAGACAGATTACTTCCGGGAGATCTAATCTTTTACCGTAAACGAAGTGGAAAGAATGGAAGATATAAAAATATCGACCATATCGCCATGTATGTTGGAAATGACACGATCGTACATGCAGATGGAAGCAGTGTGTCTTACAGCTATCCATGGTACCGCAAAGTTGCAGCAATCGCCAGACCAGTAAAATAAAAGAAAAATATAAAGATAAAGAAGTACAAAAGGCAGATAACAAGGATACAAAATTCTTGCTATCTGCCTTTTAGGATGGTACAATATTGATGTAACTGAAATGGGAGCTTAAAAGGTGATACCTTAGCTGAGAGGAAACGAGAGTTTCGACCATGGACCTGATACGGATAATGCCGTCGTAGGGATTTGGATGCTATGAATACAAGACGAACTGTAAAGCAGCATCACAGGCTTTTTAAAGTTTGTCTTTTTTTATCTCAACAAGACAGAATGATGATAAAATAAACAAAACCGAATAAGAGTCTCCCAAAATCTTATATTTTGGAGGTTTTCAATCATGAAGTACACAACACAGATGAATGCAGCAAGACAGGGAATTGTAACGAAAGAGATGGAAGCAGTTGCTGCCTATGAAGGAATTGACGTGAAAGACCTTATGGCAGAAGTTGCAGCTGGAACTATTGTCATCCCTGCAAACAAGAACCACAAGTGTTTAAAGCCATTTGGAATCGGGAATTCTTTGAAGACAAAGATCAATGTAAACCTTGGAACATCCAGAGACTGTCTAAACTTAGATGTTGAGATGGAGAAAGTTAATAAAGCCGTAGAGATGGGTGCAGAAGCTATCATGGATCTTTCTTCTTTTGGACATACTCATGTATTTCGTAAGAAACTTGTCGATGAATGTCCAGCAATCCTTGGTACCGTGCCTATTTACGATGCGATTGTTTATTACAATAAAGCATTAAAGGATATCACGTCTCGTGAATGGATCGATGTTTTTAAGATGCATGCAGAAGATGGTGTAGATTTTATGACGATCCATTGTGGGATCAACCGAAACACAGCGGAACGTTTTAAGGCAATGAAACGTAAGATGAACATTGTGTCTCGTGGTGGTTCTCTGATCTTTGCATGGATGGAAGCAACAGGCAATGAGAATCCATTCTTCGAATACTATGATGAAATCCTTGATATCTGTAACGAATATGATGTAACGCTAAGCCTTGGCGATGCATGTCGTCCAGGATGCCTTGCTGATGCAAGTGACATTTCACAGATCGAAGAATTAGTAACATTAGGAGAATTAACAGCACGTGCATGGAAGAAGGATGTACAGGTTATGATCGAAGGACCTGGACATATGCCAATGGATCAGATTCAGGCGAATATGAAGATCCAGCAGACGATCTGTCATGGAGCACCATTTTATGTTCTTGGACCTCTGGTAACAGATATTGCACCTGGATATGACCATATCACATCTGCAATTGGTGGAGCGATCGCTGCAGCTTCTGGAGCAAGCTTCTTATGTTATGTAACACCAGCAGAACATCTGCGTCTTCCAAATGTCGATGATGTGAAAGAAGGAATCATGGCTTCCAAGATCGCAGCACATGCAGCAGATATTGCCAAAGGTGTAAAAGGCGCTATGGATTGGGATAACCAGATGGCAGCTGCGAGACAGAAACTTGACTGGGAGAAACAGTTCGAACTTGCTCTTGATCCTGAAAAGGCAAGAAGATACCGTGCAGAATCAACACCAGAGAGAGAAGATACATGTACAATGTGTGGAAAGATGTGTTCTGTACGTAATATGAATGCCGTCCTTGCCGGAGAAGATGTGGACGTCATCTAAATAGAATTCAGCATCCAGGCTGGGAATCCTGCCATGCAGGATTCATATCTAAGATCTCCGGCAGAGCCAGATACATATCCTTACGTATCTGAATATATATGAAAGAAGGTACTTAATATTATGAGTAATGAAAGAAGTGGATTCTCGAGCCGTTTAGGGTTCGTTCTTGCAACGGCTGGGTCTGCTGTAGGTCTTGGAAACATCTGGAGATTTCCATATCTTGCAGCCAAGTATGGCGGAGGAACATTTTTATTAACTTATCTGATCCTTACATTAACATTTGGATTTTCACTGATGATCACAGAAGTTGCCCTTGGAAGAAAGGCAGGAACCAGTGCGATCCGTGCATTTGGACACTTTAGCAAGAAGCATACATTTATCGGATATCTTACAACGATCATTCCGTTTATTATCTTCCCGTACTACTGTGTTATCGGTGGATGGGTTACAAAATATGCACTGGTATCGCTTCAGGGAGGGATTCATAATGCCGCCTCTGATACATTCTTTACAGGGTTTATCAGCAAATCAGCAGAACCTATGATCTGTGTTCTTGTTTTCCTGATCGCTACAACAGTGGTTGTTGCAGGAGGAGTCAAAGGCGGAGTAGAACGTGTCAGCACGATCATGATGCCAGTTTTGATCGTCTTGTTGATCGGAGTTTCTTTATTCTGTATCACAAGACCAGGGGCGATGGCTGGAGTTGCATATTATTTAAAACCAAGTTTAAAAGGATTTGGTCCGACAACGATCTTAGCTGCACTTGGACAGTTATTTTATTCGATGTCCCTTGCTATGGGTATTATGATCACATTCGGATCATATATGCCAAAGAAAGCTGACCTTGAGAAATCAGTCACACAGGTTGAGATTTTTGATACAGGGGTTGCTTTCCTTGCAGGACTTATGATCGTACCAGCTGTGTTTGTATTCTCAAACGGAGATTCATCCATGCTTGCAAAAGGTCCATCTTTGATGTTTGTGATGCTTCCAAAAGTATTTAACAGTATGGCTTTTTCAAGTGTTATTGCAGCAGTATTCTTTATTTTAGTGTTACTTGCAGCACTTACCTCTTCCATTTCGCTGCTTGAGACACTCGTAGCAGTTCTGATGGATAAGTTCCATATGAAACGAGGAACTGCATGTATTACAATGTTTATCATTGCTCTGTTACTAGCAGTTCCATCATCTTTAGGATTTGGAGCATGGAGCAATATTACGATTTTAGGATTTGACTTCCTTGATTTCTTTGATTTCATCAGTAACAGTGTATTAATGCCGATCGCAGCATTCTTAACATGTTTATTTGTCGGTTATATCATCAAGCCAAAAGTAATTGTTGATGAAGTTGAAAGCTCTGGGGAATTTAAGAGAAAATCACTATTCCTTATTATGGTTAAGTATATTGCACCAATCTGCATTGTTGCGATCTTAGTATTCTCAGTACTTGAAGGATTAGGATTTATTACAGTTTAATAAGAAGATATAGAAACGCACAGATGACTACTTAACATTTTGTGCGTTTCTGTTTTATTAGGAGGAAAGTATGATTACAGCAGTGATTTTTGATATGGACGGTGTGATCGCTGATTCAGAATATTTTAATGTCAAAGCAAAGCATCTCATCTTAAAACAAGCAGGTATTGAAGTTGACTGGCATTATCATGATAAGTTTTTGGGTACGACACATGAATATATGTGGACAGAGATGAAGAAAGAATTTGAAAGTCTTGATAAAGAAGTTTCATATTATATAGATCAGTGGGTTAAAACCAGAAAAGAGTTGATCAATCAGGAAGGACTAAAGCCGATGCCGGGGGTTGTTGATCTGATCCGTATATTAAAGGAAAAAGGATTTCATCTGGCAGTTGCATCGTCTTCATTGAAAGAAGATATCATGACAAATATGAATACGTTTGGGATTACAGACTGCTTTGAAGCATTTATAAGCGGTTCCGAATGTGAAAACGGAAAGCCGAATCCAGAAATCTTTCAAAAGGCGGCTGAGGCAATTGGACAGAAGGCGGCAAACTGTATCGTGGTCGAAGATTCCGAAGCAGGAGTAAAGGCAGCCAAATCTGCCAAAATGAAATGCATTGGATATGCACCAGAAGGAGCAATCAAACAAGATCTCCATCAGGCAGATACAGTGGTGAAGGAATTTTCAGATAAACTTATAGAATATATTATGGGAAATAAGTAAATAAAAAATAGACAGCGTTCTTATGAAAAAGAGCGCTGTCTATTTTTTTATAAAAACTTTCTCGTAAAAAGAGAAGATAGGACACAATATTCATTCATGCAATATAAACATCTGGACGACGTTCTGTCAACATTGTGTAATAGTCATGCTTCATTTGTTTTGCTATATCATAATCCAGAGATGCATGGATAATTCCATCTTTTTCATCATTGATCGATGCGAGAATCCTTCCTAATGGATCAAGAATTCTGGCAGCTTCTGGAAAGAATGCGTCATAACAGATAAACAAGCCGATACGACCGATCTTTGTATCAAATACTTTAAATTGATCCCCAGGTGTAAAATAATTTTTCTCGGAATCAAATAAATGAACTTTGCGATAAGTTCCAAGAAGAACACCAGTGTCATCAAGGAAAAATTGAGAATTATAAAGGATATCTTCTTCTTTTTTCAGCCATTCCATAGACGATATGAACATGAAATTCCTTAGCTAAAGCATTCATCTTTTTTATGGATGTAGAGTCAATCATGGCAGTTTCTGCCAAATCTTTAAAATTTTCACCACATTGATAACCAGTAACAGCAAGCTCAGGGAAAACGATGAGTTGAGTATCTGGATGAGATTCCATAGCTTTGCGAAGAAGCGTTTCCATATGAGAAATATTTTCCTCTTTTTGATTCATTTTTGGATAAGTTTGTATACAAACAACATTACATTTCATAATTTTTTCTCGGTCCTTTCTGAATGCTTTGTGATATATGCTCGTTTGGAACCTTGAACCAGCTAAACAATTCTTGAATTGCAAATACACTGATTACTGCAATTCCAACGGCAAACCATACATAGACAATTAGAATAAATAATTTAAATGCTGTAAAACTGATCATAAGAACCTCCTATTCTTTAGAAGCATGGACCAGATGATCTGGTTGATATGCTTTTAATTGTTCAAAATCAAAATGTTCTTTCTCGAATAGAGAGCCGATCATGATAACAACGATCGGAACACAAAGAGAAAATACATTACCTACAAAATAGTTAATATTATCATCAGGAATCATAAAGTAAGCAATGAGTCCACAGATCATACCGATAAAGATAGATGTAACGGCAACTCTTGAGGATACTTTATCCCAGATCAATCCAGCAATAAATGCAGCACATGGGGCGGCAAAAAGTAGTTTGTTGTGTTTTAAAGTGATTCCCACGTTAAGATTTCCTTTCTTAATAAATGCAAAAGGCGCTATAAACATATATCTGTTTACAACGCCTTTGTTTATGACTAGTGTAACATACAAAATCTTTTTATCACAAGATAAGAGTGAAAAGAAGTGAAGAATTTAATGAAAAAGGCAGATGAGAAACATTTTCAGGTGCTTTTTTCATGTATTTAAAAATAGTTGTTGACATGATAAATTCTATATGGTAATATAAGAAAATGTCTTAATGTGGGTTTGTCTGCCCACACTCTATGTAAAATTAAGAATAAGATTGTAAGAAAGATATAGTAAGATAGAGGGTTTCTTACAGTTGATGTAGTATATAAACCAGGTTTAGATCAAGAGGTGAAAAACGTCCATGGAAAAGAACAGAATACAGCCAATAAAATCAGGTACAGGGATGCGAATCAGCTATGCCAGACAGGATGACGTCCTTGAAGTACCAAATCTGATCGAAATTCAAAAGGATTCCTATGATTGGTTTTTAAGAGAAGGATTAGCAGAGGTATTTGAAGATATCTCCCCAATCGAAGATTACAGCGATCAGTTAAGCTTGGAATTTGTTGACTATCAATTATGTAAAGATGACGTCAAATATTCAATTGAAGAATGTAAAGAAAGAGATGCAACATACGCTGCACCTTTAAAAGTGAAAGTAAGACTTCATAATAAAGAGACTGATGAAATCAAGCAGCATGAGATTTTTATGGGCGATCTTCCTTTAATGACAGCAACAGGAACATTTATCATCAACGGAGCTGAACGTGTTATCGTCAGTCAGTTAGTGCGTTCCCCTGGAATTTATTATGGAATTGCTCATGACAAGATTGGTAAAGAGTTATACTCTTCCACAGTTATTCCAAACCGTGGTGCTTGGCTTGAATATGAAACAGATTCCAATGATGTATTCAATGTACGTGTAGACCGTACAAGAAAAGTGCCTATCACAGTTTTGATCCGTGCATTAGGTATCGGAACAAACGCAGAGATCAAAGAATTATTTGGTGAAGAACCAAAGATCCTTGCAAGTATTGAAAAAGACCCATCTGATAACTATGAAGATGGTCTGTTAGAATTATATAAGAAGATCCGTCCGGGAGAACCATTATCTGTAGATAGTGCGGAAAGCTTGATCAACAGCATGTTCTTCGATCCAAGAAGATATGATCTTGCGAAAGTTGGACGTTACAAATTCAATAAAAAATTAGCATTAAGAAATCGTATCAGTGGATTTATCTTAGCAGAAGATGTTTTAGATCCAACAACTGGAGAAGTATTAGCAGAAGCTGGAACGAATGTGGACATGGAACTTGCAGATAAGATTCAGAACGCAGCCGTAGCAAGTATTATGATCCAGACAGAAGAAGGTGCTACAAAAGTACTTTCCAACATGGAAGTAAATCTTGCTGAATATGTAGATTTCAATCCAGAAGAGATCGGTGTTCATGAAGATGTTTTCTATCCTGTATTAGAGAAGATCTTAGAAGAAGGATATGAAGGAGAAGAATTAAAAGAAGCTCTGAAGAAGAATATTCATGAATTGATTCCAAAACATATTACAAAAGAAGATATCTTAGCATCCATCAACTACAATATCCATT
The sequence above is drawn from the Anaerostipes hadrus ATCC 29173 = JCM 17467 genome and encodes:
- the thiC gene encoding phosphomethylpyrimidine synthase ThiC — protein: MKYTTQMNAARQGIVTKEMEAVAAYEGIDVKDLMAEVAAGTIVIPANKNHKCLKPFGIGNSLKTKINVNLGTSRDCLNLDVEMEKVNKAVEMGAEAIMDLSSFGHTHVFRKKLVDECPAILGTVPIYDAIVYYNKALKDITSREWIDVFKMHAEDGVDFMTIHCGINRNTAERFKAMKRKMNIVSRGGSLIFAWMEATGNENPFFEYYDEILDICNEYDVTLSLGDACRPGCLADASDISQIEELVTLGELTARAWKKDVQVMIEGPGHMPMDQIQANMKIQQTICHGAPFYVLGPLVTDIAPGYDHITSAIGGAIAAASGASFLCYVTPAEHLRLPNVDDVKEGIMASKIAAHAADIAKGVKGAMDWDNQMAAARQKLDWEKQFELALDPEKARRYRAESTPEREDTCTMCGKMCSVRNMNAVLAGEDVDVI
- a CDS encoding sodium-dependent transporter, which encodes MSNERSGFSSRLGFVLATAGSAVGLGNIWRFPYLAAKYGGGTFLLTYLILTLTFGFSLMITEVALGRKAGTSAIRAFGHFSKKHTFIGYLTTIIPFIIFPYYCVIGGWVTKYALVSLQGGIHNAASDTFFTGFISKSAEPMICVLVFLIATTVVVAGGVKGGVERVSTIMMPVLIVLLIGVSLFCITRPGAMAGVAYYLKPSLKGFGPTTILAALGQLFYSMSLAMGIMITFGSYMPKKADLEKSVTQVEIFDTGVAFLAGLMIVPAVFVFSNGDSSMLAKGPSLMFVMLPKVFNSMAFSSVIAAVFFILVLLAALTSSISLLETLVAVLMDKFHMKRGTACITMFIIALLLAVPSSLGFGAWSNITILGFDFLDFFDFISNSVLMPIAAFLTCLFVGYIIKPKVIVDEVESSGEFKRKSLFLIMVKYIAPICIVAILVFSVLEGLGFITV
- a CDS encoding HAD family hydrolase is translated as MITAVIFDMDGVIADSEYFNVKAKHLILKQAGIEVDWHYHDKFLGTTHEYMWTEMKKEFESLDKEVSYYIDQWVKTRKELINQEGLKPMPGVVDLIRILKEKGFHLAVASSSLKEDIMTNMNTFGITDCFEAFISGSECENGKPNPEIFQKAAEAIGQKAANCIVVEDSEAGVKAAKSAKMKCIGYAPEGAIKQDLHQADTVVKEFSDKLIEYIMGNK